In the genome of Candidatus Goldiibacteriota bacterium HGW-Goldbacteria-1, one region contains:
- a CDS encoding DNA mismatch repair protein MutL, with protein MGRIQVLPANVANQIAAGEVVVRPASCVKELLENAIDAGAKNITINIEDAGKKLIEIKDDGCGMDETDAVNSFLRHATSKITAIKDLDSIQTLGFRGEALASIASVSRMEMITRTLKDEAATRILFENGKIQKNEKAAANPGTIIRVRDLFYNTPARLKFLKSKYTEEAQIIDTVMSQGLSKEDISLKLFIDGKEAVVFPPGADFKEKVCAVFGNEACAALLEIGEYTDNIKITGFICAPSVTKTNRSGQFMFVNGRVISSRALSYAVYEGYGTLLMKGNYPVTFIFIDINPSFVDVNVHPTKAEVKFRNEHDIYVLIKKAVENALAAGNLTRNAYADVFDGNQNQDSYKNAVGESVNRFFSNESHQLFTSPLVSGPREDVSFQTQSQRRQYFNFRFLGQVNLTYIVGEEQGNLVIIDQHAAHEKVLFEEIMKEINSGKVRIQEMLIPEVVEMTPAEKLTVENNMEVFIKMGIELEPFGGNAFGIRAHPVIIKNKAIGNIVKAVVDALKEKGTASADEAMKDAAATMACRAAYKAGDALNQNEIEALLTRYFEIDAPFSCPHGRPPIVKIGFEEIEKMFKRKL; from the coding sequence ATGGGAAGAATACAGGTGCTGCCGGCTAATGTGGCAAACCAGATAGCGGCAGGCGAAGTGGTTGTAAGGCCTGCGTCGTGCGTAAAGGAACTTCTGGAAAATGCAATTGACGCGGGCGCGAAAAATATTACAATCAATATTGAAGACGCCGGGAAAAAATTAATAGAGATAAAAGACGACGGCTGCGGTATGGATGAAACAGACGCCGTTAATTCTTTTTTAAGGCATGCCACTTCAAAGATAACCGCGATAAAAGACCTGGATTCAATTCAGACGCTGGGGTTTCGCGGGGAGGCGCTGGCATCTATTGCCTCTGTTTCGCGGATGGAAATGATAACCAGGACGCTAAAAGATGAAGCCGCAACAAGGATACTTTTTGAAAACGGCAAAATTCAGAAAAATGAAAAGGCCGCGGCAAACCCGGGCACTATTATAAGGGTAAGGGACCTTTTTTATAATACGCCGGCACGCCTGAAATTCTTAAAATCCAAATACACGGAAGAAGCGCAGATAATTGATACGGTTATGTCACAGGGGTTATCAAAAGAAGATATTTCCCTTAAACTTTTTATTGACGGAAAAGAAGCGGTGGTTTTTCCGCCGGGGGCGGATTTTAAGGAAAAAGTCTGCGCGGTATTCGGAAATGAAGCCTGCGCCGCTTTATTGGAAATAGGCGAATACACGGATAACATCAAGATAACGGGTTTCATCTGCGCGCCGTCTGTCACCAAAACCAACCGTTCCGGGCAGTTTATGTTTGTCAACGGGCGCGTGATTTCAAGCAGGGCTCTGTCATACGCCGTCTATGAAGGGTACGGCACCCTTCTAATGAAAGGCAATTACCCGGTGACTTTCATATTTATAGACATAAACCCGTCTTTTGTGGATGTCAACGTGCACCCTACAAAAGCGGAAGTAAAATTCAGAAATGAACATGACATTTATGTCCTTATAAAAAAGGCAGTGGAAAACGCTCTGGCAGCGGGCAATTTAACCAGAAACGCATATGCTGATGTTTTTGACGGCAATCAGAATCAGGACAGCTATAAAAACGCGGTGGGAGAATCCGTAAACAGATTTTTTTCAAATGAATCGCACCAGCTGTTTACGTCGCCGCTTGTTTCAGGGCCAAGGGAAGATGTCTCTTTTCAGACGCAGTCTCAGCGAAGGCAGTATTTTAATTTCAGGTTTTTAGGGCAGGTCAATCTTACTTATATAGTGGGTGAAGAACAGGGAAACCTTGTAATAATTGACCAGCACGCGGCGCATGAAAAAGTGCTTTTTGAGGAAATAATGAAAGAGATTAATTCCGGGAAAGTAAGAATTCAGGAAATGCTGATACCGGAAGTGGTGGAAATGACACCCGCGGAAAAACTTACCGTGGAAAATAATATGGAAGTTTTCATAAAAATGGGAATAGAGCTGGAGCCGTTTGGCGGCAATGCTTTTGGCATAAGGGCTCACCCCGTAATTATTAAAAATAAAGCCATAGGAAATATAGTAAAAGCGGTTGTTGACGCATTAAAAGAAAAAGGGACGGCAAGCGCGGATGAAGCTATGAAAGACGCGGCCGCCACAATGGCGTGCAGGGCGGCGTATAAAGCGGGCGACGCGCTTAACCAGAATGAAATAGAGGCGCTGCTTACCCGGTATTTTGAAATAGACGCGCCGTTTTCATGCCCTCACGGAAGGCCGCCTATCGTTAAAATTGGGTTTGAAGAAATTGAAAAAATGTTCAAAAGAAAACTGTAA
- a CDS encoding DUF4416 domain-containing protein has protein sequence MADIRQPRPGKLICSLIYSDESAYTGALTELKTTYGQTDFETQQAPFTHTAYYGEEMGNRLKRRFVSFEKPVTPDALAPAKALTIEIEKKYLNENGGRIINIDPGFLCQAKLVLASAKNFSHRVYMSQGIYGESTLRFNTDTKSYEPWPWTYPDYTQAEIIGVFNKIRGILTEQAYKSGEKKR, from the coding sequence ATGGCAGATATAAGGCAGCCGCGTCCGGGGAAACTTATATGTTCTTTAATTTATTCGGATGAAAGCGCTTATACCGGCGCGCTGACTGAACTGAAAACTACATATGGGCAGACTGATTTTGAAACACAGCAGGCGCCGTTTACTCATACGGCATATTACGGCGAAGAAATGGGAAACCGCTTAAAACGCAGGTTTGTCTCGTTTGAAAAGCCGGTTACGCCTGATGCTCTTGCGCCGGCAAAAGCACTTACAATTGAAATAGAAAAAAAATATCTTAATGAAAATGGCGGAAGAATTATAAATATTGACCCGGGTTTTCTGTGCCAGGCAAAACTTGTTCTTGCATCGGCAAAAAACTTCAGCCACCGGGTTTATATGTCGCAGGGCATATATGGAGAATCCACGCTTAGGTTTAACACGGATACAAAGTCTTACGAGCCCTGGCCGTGGACGTATCCTGACTATACACAGGCGGAAATTATAGGCGTGTTTAATAAAATAAGGGGTATTTTAACAGAGCAGGCATATAAAAGCGGAGAAAAGAAGCGTTAA
- a CDS encoding tRNA (adenosine(37)-N6)-dimethylallyltransferase MiaA, with product MFMVICGPTASGKSAIAVETAAVLNGEIISSDSMQVYRDMDIGTNKISIEAQKGIPHHLIGIIDPESAYSAAMFKKDAESLLDEIKKRNSLPIICGGTGLYIDGIIKGLAVSGEVDEYIKERIRRLEKEKGAEYLYEMLKAKDPQEADVIDRKNPRRLTRALEIIESTGKKVSDIKKSTAQTAYKDEYMIFVIDAQKDVLYSRIDRRVDAMVNDGLFEEVEALLKKGIKADSVPMQAIGYKEAAMYISGAEKKEDVIMMIKQATRNYAKRQLTWFKRYKNAHRIDATNGDEKKAAQDVIKAWKSQS from the coding sequence ATGTTTATGGTAATCTGCGGCCCTACAGCCTCGGGCAAGTCTGCCATTGCGGTGGAAACGGCCGCGGTTTTAAACGGCGAAATAATATCTTCCGATTCCATGCAGGTTTACCGGGATATGGATATAGGCACAAATAAAATTTCAATTGAAGCTCAAAAAGGTATTCCTCATCATCTTATCGGCATAATTGACCCTGAAAGCGCTTATTCAGCAGCTATGTTTAAAAAAGACGCGGAATCGCTTTTGGATGAAATAAAAAAAAGAAACAGCCTTCCTATTATATGCGGAGGAACAGGTTTATACATAGACGGCATAATTAAGGGCCTTGCTGTATCAGGGGAAGTTGATGAGTATATAAAAGAACGTATAAGGCGCCTTGAAAAAGAAAAGGGCGCGGAGTATCTTTATGAAATGCTGAAAGCAAAAGATCCGCAGGAAGCAGATGTTATTGACAGAAAAAATCCCCGCAGGCTTACAAGGGCGCTTGAAATAATTGAATCAACGGGCAAAAAAGTCTCGGATATAAAAAAAAGCACCGCGCAGACGGCATACAAAGATGAATACATGATATTCGTAATTGACGCGCAAAAAGATGTGCTTTACAGCCGTATTGACAGGCGTGTGGACGCGATGGTAAATGACGGCCTGTTTGAAGAGGTTGAAGCTTTGTTAAAAAAAGGAATAAAGGCTGATTCCGTGCCTATGCAGGCGATAGGGTATAAAGAAGCTGCCATGTATATTTCAGGGGCGGAAAAAAAGGAAGATGTAATAATGATGATAAAACAGGCCACGCGCAATTACGCCAAACGCCAGCTTACATGGTTTAAACGCTATAAAAATGCGCATCGGATAGATGCCACAAATGGGGATGAAAAAAAGGCCGCGCAGGACGTAATTAAAGCGTGGAAAAGCCAAAGCTGA